The DNA region CGGCAAATGTGGTTGCGATCACCTACAAAAGAAACCCATGAACAATTAAAAAAAGATTTTGTTGAGCTGTTAGAAATATTTGCTTCAAAGCATTATGGAGAATTCGCTTGGCAAGGCAGTGCTGAGAAACAAGCTCTCGAAACTAAAGCAAAAGATAAGACAAAAACTTATATTAAAATATTTATTTTAAGTATATCAGTTGGAGGGCTTACTATCTTACACCAACATGCTGGTACTACACCAATTTTATACTCATACATACTCATTTCTTTGATCTTATATTTAGTAGATGATTTGTGTAACCTAGATATCTTGAATAACATCATAGAAATCACGCGAAACATTATTGATCTTAATAAATAGAAAAATACTATTTTTATAGAAGCAAATAAAAGCTTCATTCATTCGATTAGAGTATGATGGGCAGACGGATTTTTGTACTTACTCAATGCCTCCTGTTAGCATCCCCTTAATTCTTGAACAACTCCATTCCCTCATTACAATGCAAACTCAGAGGCAGTGGCAATATTGCCTTGCTAATAATGCTGAAGAGATTGACTATAGAGCTTTTCAACAAGAACGGCTAGAACCAATCGAAAGGAATGAAAATGACTATCTAGTATTTCCAAAAGGTGGACAACTTGCTTGGTTTTATCAACAATTTACAATTCCGCAGCACACCGGAAATTATGAGCTGGAAGGACTGCATTGTCGGCTGAATCTCACTTGGTGGGCGGGTGAAGCAAAAATTCACGTAAATGGTGAGTTGGCTTGTAAGGGGGATTTGTTTGATTCTTCGACGCGATTATCCCTCTCCCCTAATGCTAAACCCGGTGAAACTTTTGAAGTGGCGATCGCCCTTATTAGCCCAGGTCATGACATCGGGGCTTTGATGAAGTCTGAACTGATTTTTGAGTCGGATAATCCGGCGCAACCAGATGCAGGATTTGTGGCGACCGAGCTAAAAATTTTAAGTCGTTATCTCGAAAAATATCAGCCAGAAGCATTGCCACAGGTTGAAGCTGCACTGCAAGCATTACCCTTGGATACGTTTCAAAATCGAGCGGAATTGGATCAAGCTTTGGCGGTAGTGCGCGAGGAATTAATGCCGTTAGCAGCGCCCATTAAAACGCGGCAATTCCATGTAATGGGACATGCTCATCTCGATATGGCATGGCTTTGGACGACTGATGAGACATGGGAAGTAGGGCAACGAACTTTCAGTTCTGTGTTGAATTTACAGGCGGAATTTCCAGAATTGACGTTTGGTCACAGTACCCCGGCACTCTACGAATGGATTGAGCAAAATCGACCTCACCTGTGGGAAAAAATCAAAGCAGCAGTGGCGGATGATCGCTGGGAAATTCTGGGGGGAATGTGGGTTGAGCCGGATGTAAATTTGGTCTCAGGAGAATCTATCATTCGGCAATTTTTGTATGGGCAGCAATATTTTCTGGAGAAATTTGGCAAGACCGCACCCATCGCTTGGCTGCCAGATACCTTTGGTTTTCCGCAGCAACTCCCTCAAATTTGTAAGCTTTGCGGTATCGAAGCCTTTGGTACAGGCAAGCTCCACTGGAATGACACCAAACCTTTTCCTCACGGACTGTTTAATTGGCGATCGCCCGACGGAACAGAGCTTTTGACATTTATGACGCCGCCGAATGTCACGGGCATTATGGATACGAATCCGATCACGATGACGAATTATGCGTTGAAGTGGGAGGAACAAACCGGACTCAAAGATATTTTTTGGATTCCCGGTGTGGGTGATCATGGCGGTGGCCCGACCAAAGACATGATTCAAGTAGCTGAAAAATGGCGGCGATCACCCTTCTTCCCAGAGCTGAAATTCTCGACAGCCCAACAGTTTTTAAATCAAGTCAAAGACACACCGAATTTGCCAGTTTGGGATGACGAACTTTATCTTGAGTTACATCGCGGCTATTACACTGTTCATCGCGATCAAAAAGAATTTAATCGCCGTTGTGAAACCTTATTGCGACAGGTAGAACTTTGGGGAGTTATTGCGAATGCTCTCGGTGAAGATTTTGATCACAATGACATTATTCGTGACCTCTGGAAAAAGGTTTTATTTAATCAATTCCACGATATTTTACCTGGCACATCCATCCCTGAAGTTTTTGTGGAGGCAAATCGCGATTGGCAATATGTGATCGATACTGGCGAGAAATTGCTAGAAGAAATATTTGGGGCGATCGCCACCCATATTGATTTATCCAAACCACCCCATCCTGAAGCCAAACCACTACTATTTTTCAATGATTTAAATTGGGAAAGAGTAGAAATTATCAGCTCTCAAAAGTCCGGTTTGGCCAGATCCCACAGCAGATCGCGGCAAGCATACTTTCTCTTATGCAATTTATCCTCATCAGCAAACTTGGAAAGAAGCTGATACTGTTCGTCATGCTAGAAATTTCAATACACCATTACGACGTTATCAATGCGAAATCCCTTCAGCCAGAAATGTTAGTTTACAACCTACAAAAAAATCCTTTTTAAGTTTTAGTGATAACTCATTAGTTCTGCTAGCACTAAAAGAATCAGAAGATAAATCTGATGTTACTCTTCGTTTTTATGAATCAGCTGGTGCAAAAACAAACTTAGACTTTGAAAATAGTTTTAATTGGCAAATTACCGAAGAGTTAGATGCTTTAGAAAATACATTGGATACGGCTGCTTTTCCACAGATCCAACCGTGGCAAATTAAAACGCTTAGATTATCGCCGGAACTCTAAATATCGAGTTTGCTGTTGATGCCGCGACGAAGCTTGCTGATAAGGCGATCGCAATGAATTCGGACAACCTTATCATCAGGGTCAATCTTCTGTAATTTCGCAAAAAGCTGGAAAGCGATCTGACGTTTCTCTTCATGCAACGCTGTAATAGCTTCGGTAAAGAGCGGCAAAGTTTCTCGTTTAGCGCGGTCAGAACGTAGCAACACCTCATACAACGTCGTCGGATGCGATCGCCCCCGCACCGTGACTCGGTCAATTTCGCGCACCATCAACTGAGGACAATATTTGTAGGTTTCCTCCGAGATGAGTAGCCGTACCCCATAGAATTTGGTCAGAGATTCAATTCGTGCGGCTAAGTTCACCGAGTCGCCAATCACTGTTGTTTCCATCCGATTTTGACCGCCAACCGTCCCCAACAACAAATCCCCAGTATGAATACCAATACCAATCTGTAACTCCGGATAATCACTCGAAGTGTGCTGCTCTAGTTCCTCCAACATGGCGATCGCCGCCCGCAAAGCATCATCAGGTTCATTGGGAAATAACGCCATAATCCCAT from [Leptolyngbya] sp. PCC 7376 includes:
- a CDS encoding alpha-mannosidase, whose protein sequence is MPPVSIPLILEQLHSLITMQTQRQWQYCLANNAEEIDYRAFQQERLEPIERNENDYLVFPKGGQLAWFYQQFTIPQHTGNYELEGLHCRLNLTWWAGEAKIHVNGELACKGDLFDSSTRLSLSPNAKPGETFEVAIALISPGHDIGALMKSELIFESDNPAQPDAGFVATELKILSRYLEKYQPEALPQVEAALQALPLDTFQNRAELDQALAVVREELMPLAAPIKTRQFHVMGHAHLDMAWLWTTDETWEVGQRTFSSVLNLQAEFPELTFGHSTPALYEWIEQNRPHLWEKIKAAVADDRWEILGGMWVEPDVNLVSGESIIRQFLYGQQYFLEKFGKTAPIAWLPDTFGFPQQLPQICKLCGIEAFGTGKLHWNDTKPFPHGLFNWRSPDGTELLTFMTPPNVTGIMDTNPITMTNYALKWEEQTGLKDIFWIPGVGDHGGGPTKDMIQVAEKWRRSPFFPELKFSTAQQFLNQVKDTPNLPVWDDELYLELHRGYYTVHRDQKEFNRRCETLLRQVELWGVIANALGEDFDHNDIIRDLWKKVLFNQFHDILPGTSIPEVFVEANRDWQYVIDTGEKLLEEIFGAIATHIDLSKPPHPEAKPLLFFNDLNWERVEIISSQKSGLARSHSRSRQAYFLLCNLSSSANLERS
- a CDS encoding glycosyl hydrolase-related protein; the encoded protein is MLALKESEDKSDVTLRFYESAGAKTNLDFENSFNWQITEELDALENTLDTAAFPQIQPWQIKTLRLSPEL